In Cervus elaphus chromosome 5, mCerEla1.1, whole genome shotgun sequence, the following proteins share a genomic window:
- the CCDC92 gene encoding coiled-coil domain-containing protein 92 has product MAATNLENQLHSAQKNLLFLQREHASTLKGLHAEIRRLQQHCTDLTYELTVKSSDQTGDGASRSSELKKRCEDLEAQLKLKEDENTELLKELEQKNAMITVLENTIKERERKYLEELKVKSHKLGVLTSELEQRAGTIAYLTSQLHATKRKLLSSGGTSDGSPAGSPALASYKPAPPKDRLPETPRRRMKKSLSAPLHPEFEEVYRFGAESRKLLLREPVDAMPDPTPFLLARESAEVHLIKERPLVIPPIASDRSAGEQPSPAREKPHKAHVGVAHRIHHVAPAQAPPEVETLAVDQVNGGKVVRKHSGTDRTV; this is encoded by the exons ATGGCAGCCACAAACCTGGAGAACCAGTTACACAGCGCACAGAAGAACCTCTTGTTCCTTCAGCGGGAGCACGCCAGCACGCTCAAGGGGCTGCACGCGGAGATCAGGCGACTGCAGCAGCACTGcacag ATTTAACGTATGAGCTGACAGTCAAGAGTTCGGATCAGACAG GGGACGGAGCTTCCAGAAGCAGTGAActcaagaaaagatgtgaagacCTGGAGGCGCAGCTGAAACTGAAGGAGGACGAGAACACGGAGTTGCTAAAGGAGCTGGAGCAGAAGAACGCGATGATCACCGTGCTGGAGAACACCATCAAGGAGCGCGAGCGCAAGTACCTGGAGGAGCTGAAGGTCAAGAGCCACAAGCTGGGCGTGCTGACCAGCGAGCTGGAGCAGCGCGCCGGCACCATCGCCTACCTGACCTCGCAGCTGCACGCCACCAAGAGGAAGCTCCTGAGCTCGGGCGGCACCTCGGACGGCAGCCCGGCCGGCAGCCCCGCGCTGGCCAGCTACAAGCCGGCGCCGCCCAAGGACAGGCTGCCCGAGACGCCCCGGCGCCGCATGAAGAAGAGCCTCTCGGCCCCGCTGCACCCGGAGTTCGAGGAGGTCTACAGATTCGGGGCCGAGAGCCGGAAACTGCTGCTGCGGGAGCCGGTGGACGCCATGCCAGACCCCACCCCGTTTCTGCTGGCCAGGGAGTCGGCCGAGGTCCACCTGATCAAGGAGCGGCCCCTCGTCATCCCCCCCATCGCCTCGGACCGCAGCGCCGGCGAGCAGCCCAGCCCCGCGCGCGAGAAGCCGCACAAGGCGCACGTGGGCGTGGCGCACCGCATCCACCACGTGGCCCCCGCGCAGGCCCCGCCCGAGGTGGAGACGCTGGCGGTGGACCAGGTGAACGGAGGCAAGGTGGTCAGGAAGCACTCAGGGACGGACAGAACTGTGTga